In Chryseobacterium lactis, a single genomic region encodes these proteins:
- a CDS encoding 1-acyl-sn-glycerol-3-phosphate acyltransferase produces MKKLIGKLMLKLMGWKVVLQGDVNNLNRCILVVAPHTHNMEYILGNFAYWSLRKPLKIIIKDAHTKAWYGGVVKGLGGIGIDRTQKNDLVNFVARQFAKEDFSLVITPEGTRSWVPKWRKGFYHMALAAKVPIVLAAGDFKRNTVYLGYTIPYERIASVPFSEIMQEIQDYYVKNDIVPKVPANWNPDIMGAGE; encoded by the coding sequence ATGAAAAAGCTGATAGGCAAACTGATGTTAAAATTAATGGGATGGAAAGTCGTTCTACAGGGCGATGTGAACAATCTCAACAGGTGTATCCTTGTGGTGGCACCACACACCCACAATATGGAATACATTTTAGGAAATTTTGCCTATTGGTCATTAAGAAAACCATTAAAGATCATTATTAAAGATGCACATACCAAAGCCTGGTATGGAGGTGTTGTAAAAGGTCTTGGAGGTATCGGAATCGACAGGACTCAGAAAAATGATCTCGTTAATTTCGTAGCGAGACAATTTGCCAAAGAAGATTTCAGCCTTGTTATCACTCCTGAAGGGACAAGAAGCTGGGTTCCAAAATGGAGAAAAGGATTTTACCATATGGCTCTGGCGGCAAAAGTACCCATTGTACTGGCGGCCGGTGATTTCAAAAGAAATACGGTTTACTTGGGGTATACCATTCCTTATGAAAGAATAGCTTCAGTTCCATTTTCTGAAATTATGCAGGAAATACAGGATTATTATGTAAAAAATGATATTGTTCCTAAAGTTCCCGCCAACTGGAATCCTGATATCATGGGTGCCGGAGAATAA
- a CDS encoding PaaI family thioesterase produces the protein MKDQTKEELLIFLNNWGEGVTLAKTLEIQFIDIDVENETLTATMPVQPKVHQPFGILHGGASCVLAETLGSSLSNIFIDGNKYYGVGTNINSNHLKSKKDGIVTATARFIRKGKTMHVSEIEIRDEKGTLINHTTMTNNIILR, from the coding sequence ATGAAAGATCAGACCAAAGAAGAACTCCTTATCTTTTTAAACAACTGGGGAGAAGGTGTAACATTAGCAAAAACACTTGAAATACAATTCATTGATATAGACGTAGAAAACGAAACCCTTACTGCTACCATGCCGGTACAGCCAAAGGTTCATCAGCCTTTCGGAATTCTGCACGGAGGAGCCAGTTGTGTACTCGCTGAGACACTAGGTTCGAGCCTGTCTAATATTTTTATCGATGGAAATAAGTATTACGGAGTCGGAACAAACATCAACTCCAATCACCTGAAAAGTAAAAAAGACGGGATCGTAACGGCAACAGCTCGTTTTATCAGAAAAGGAAAGACCATGCACGTTTCCGAAATTGAAATCCGTGACGAAAAAGGAACACTCATCAATCATACAACGATGACCAATAATATTATTCTTAGATAA